From a single Raphanus sativus cultivar WK10039 chromosome 3, ASM80110v3, whole genome shotgun sequence genomic region:
- the LOC130494800 gene encoding cytochrome P450 704C1-like, translated as MEEILATISIALAATIFIVLCFSAYLTIRIFTGKSIHNKEYSPVHATVFDLLFHSDELYDYQTELARKKPTFRFLSPGQSEIFTADARNVEHILKTRFDNYSKGHSSRENLADLLGHGIFAVDGEKWKQQRKLASFEFSTRVLRDFSCSVFRTNACKLVGFVSEFALSGKFFDAQDMLMRYTLESIFKVGFGVELKCLDEFSKEGEEFMEGFDEGNVATSLRFIDPLWKLKRFLNIGSQSRLKKCIATIDKFVFRLITTKRKELAKEHNTVVREDILSRFLVESEKDPENMNDKYLRDIILNFMIAGKDTTAASLSWFLYMLCKNPLVQEKILQEIRDVTSSHERTTDVNGFVQSINEEVLDQMQYLHAALSETLRLYPPVPVDMRCAENDDVLADGHRVKRGDNVYYMAYAMGRMTYIWGHDAEEFKPERWLKDGVFQQESPFKFISFHAGPRICLGKDFAYRQMKIVSMALLHFFRFKMTDEKSNVRYKRMLTLHIEGGLHLHAILRTST; from the exons ATGGAGGAGATATTGGCGACCATATCCATCGCACTAGCCGCCACAATCTTTATCGTTCTGTGTTTCTCAGCCTACCTAACGATCAGAATCTTCACCGGAAAATCAATACACAACAAGGAGTACTCTCCCGTACACGCCACGGTCTTTGACCTCTTATTCCACAGCGACGAGTTATACGATTACCAGACAGAGCTCGCGAGAAAGAAGCCAACTTTCAGGTTCTTGAGTCCGGGACAGAGCGAGATATTCACTGCAGATGCTCGCAACGTGGAGCATATTCTCAAGACAAGGTTTGATAACTACAGCAAAGGACACAGCAGTCGTGAGAATCTTGCGGATCTTTTGGGGCATGGTATCTTCGCTGTCGATGGAGAGAAGTGGAAACAGCAGAGGAAGCTCGCGAGCTTTGAGTTCTCTACTAGAGTTTTAAGAGACTTTAGCTGCTCTGTTTTTAGGACAAACGCATGTAAGCTTGTTGGGTTTGTCTCGGAGTTTGCTCTCTCTGGAAAGTTTTTTGATGCTCAA GATATGTTGATGAGATATACACTGGAGTCGATTTTCAAAGTTGGTTTTGGTGTGGAGTTAAAATGTTTGGATGAATTTAGCAAAGAAGGAGAGGAGTTCATGGAAGGTTTTGATGAAGGTAACGTTGCAACTAGTTTAAGATTCATTGATCCTCTCTGGAAGCTAAAACGGTTTCTCAACATCGGATCACAATCTAGACTCAAGAAGTGCATTGCTACAATAGACAAGTTTGTCTTTAGACTTATTACCACTAAGAGAAAAGAACTTGCCAAGGAACATAACACT GTTGTTAGAGAGGACATATTATCAAGGTTTCTAGTGGAGAGTGAGAAAGATCCGGAGAACATGAACGATAAGTACCTGAGGGATATAATCTTGAACTTTATGATAGCTGGAAAGGATACAACCGCTGCATCACTCTCTTGGTTCTTGTACATGCTCTGCAAAAACCCACTTGTTCAGGAGAAAATCTTACAAGAGATCAGAGACGTGACATCAAGTCACGAGAGGACAACCGATGTAAATGGTTTTGTTCAAAGTATAAACGAAGAGGTTCTTGATCAGATGCAATATCTCCATGCAGCCTTGTCTGAGACCTTGAGACTTTACCCTCCTGTGCCTGTG GACATGAGGTGTGCAGAAAATGATGACGTACTTGCAGATGGACATAGAGTGAAGAGAGGGGATAATGTCTACTACATGGCCTATGCAATGGGAAGGATGACTTATATTTGGGGACATGATGCTGAGGAATTCAAGCCAGAGAGATGGCTTAAGGATGGCGTGTTCCAACAAGAATCACCCTTCAAATTCATAAGCTTTCAT GCTGGTCCAAGAATCTGTCTTGGCAAGGATTTCGCATATCGGCAAATGAAGATAGTATCAATGGCACTTCTTCACTTCTTTCGCTTCAAAATGACCGATGAGAAGAGTAACGTGCGTTACAAGAGAATGCTTACGCTTCATATTGAAGGAGGACTCCATCTCCATGCAATCCTAAGGACAAGCACTTGA
- the LOC108845855 gene encoding 40S ribosomal protein S13-2: protein MGRMHSRGKGISASALPYKRSPPTWLKTTALDVDESICKFAKKGLTPSQIGVILRDSHGIPQVKSVTGNKILRILKAHGLAPEIPEDLYHLIKKAVAIRKHLERNRKDKDSKFRLILVESRIHRLARYYKKTKKLPPVWKYESTTASTLVA from the exons ATGGGTCGTATGCATTCAAGAGG AAAGGGTATCTCTGCATCTGCTTTGCCATACAAGCGTTCACCCCCGACTTGGCTCAAGACCACCGCTCTTGAT GTTGATGAGTCGATATGCAAGTTTGCAAAGAAAGGTCTGACACCATCTCAGATTGGTGTGATTCTTCGTGACTCTCACGGTATCCCTCAGGTGAAGAGTGTTACCGGAAACAAGATCTTGCGAATTCTGAAAGCACACG GTCTTGCTCCTGAGATTCCTGAGGATCTTTACCACTTGATCAAGAAAGCAGTTGCTATCCGCAAGCACTTGGAGAGGAACAGGAAAGACAAGGATTCCAAGTTTAGGTTGATTCTTGTGGAGAGCAGGATTCACCGTCTTGCTCGTTATTACAAGAAGACCAAGAAGCTTCCTCCTGTCTGGAAGTA CGAGTCTACTACTGCCTCTACTCTTGTGGcttag
- the LOC108845198 gene encoding pentatricopeptide repeat-containing protein At1g10270, translating to MFLLLRLRSLPAPIRHCFSHNTSSLSSAAGSVPYPIPRYPSSAPPHKEKEDIMWKLDSSASHVHARVMMMIKLSNLDAAADQALLTVSAARDGSSSSSSSSTATCDAIIGAMCRAGRYKEAFEYFHYFFNESSLKPNISCFNHIIGALCHQGRVDEALRFHRLCSSPNGETYSLLVKGLVDAGRIQEAEALIMSKPQLSPVVFNHLIRGFLDQDKLETALDVFRHLKQRLVSPADDEIADLVHLIIDEDYNGIAMVTATFVEYWFKKGNDEEAINWYTSLLRKRFVMDAITGNILLRILLNYGKKTQAWALFDRMLLEDHQFNAETCNIMVNACFANSRFKEAVDTFHRVGNNIDGSQLCYRNIISRFCEQGMLSEAGAFFEDMCSKQFIFPDIPTYRILLDAYANASRFHDAERMANLTVDVNLKCIAKFCSLDC from the coding sequence ATGTTTCTTCTTCTACGCCTACGATCCCTCCCTGCTCCGATCCGCCATTGCTTCTCCCACAATACGTCGTCTCTCTCCTCCGCTGCTGGGAGTGTCCCATATCCAATCCCAAGGTATCCGTCGTCAGCGCCGCCGCATAAGGAGAAGGAGGACATAATGTGGAAACTCGATAGCTCTGCCTCTCACGTACACGCAAGAGTCATGATGATGATCAAGCTGTCGAATCTCGATGCGGCAGCGGATCAGGCGCTTCTCACAGTCTCGGCGGCAAGAGAcggatcatcatcttcatcttcatcttccacCGCCACCTGCGACGCAATCATCGGCGCCATGTGTCGTGCGGGACGGTACAAGGAAGCGTTCGAATACTTCCATTACTTTTTCAATGAATCAAGCCTGAAACCAAACATATCCTGCTTCAATCACATCATCGGAGCTCTCTGCCACCAAGGTCGTGTTGACGAGGCTCTCCGATTTCACCGCCTCTGCTCTTCACCCAACGGAGAAACGTACAGCTTATTGGTTAAAGGATTGGTTGATGCGGGAAGGATTCAAGAAGCAGAGGCTTTAATCATGTCCAAACCTCAGTTGAGTCCGGTTGTTTTCAATCATCTTATCCGTGGGTTTTTGGATCAGGACAAACTCGAAACCGCCTTGGACGTTTTCAGACATCTCAAACAAAGGCTTGTCTCGCCTGCAGATGATGAAATTGCCGACTTGGTTCATCTTATCATCGATGAGGATTACAATGGAATCGCGATGGTGACTGCTACATTCGTAGAGTATTGGTTCAAAAAAGGTAACGATGAAGAAGCTATCAACTGGTACACATCTTTGTTACGCAAGAGATTCGTAATGGACGCCATTACTGGGAACATTCTTCTGCGAATTCTTCTTAACTACGGCAAGAAAACACAAGCTTGGGCATTGTTTGATCGGATGCTGCTGGAGGACCATCAGTTTAATGCAGAGACATGTAACATAATGGTCAACGCATGTTTTGCCAACTCGAGGTTTAAAGAAGCAGTCGATACTTTTCATCGAGTGGGAAACAACATCGATGGCTCACAGCTTTGTTACAGGAACATAATTAGTAGATTCTGTGAGCAGGGTATGTTGTCTGAAGCAGGTGCTTTCTTTGAAGACATGTGTTCCAAGCAGTTCATCTTCCCAGACATCCCCACTTATAGGATATTGCTCGATGCCTATGCTAATGCATCCAGATTCCATGATGCTGAACGGATGGCGAACCTTACCGTTGATGTGAATCTCAAGTGTATTGCTAAGTTTTGTTCCCTAGATTGTTAA
- the LOC108845199 gene encoding pentatricopeptide repeat-containing protein At1g10270-like yields MFFNRLFSTPIHHHRRFVNTSSLFYVKRLSSIQASPPMSKIESDPSSIHSRVMMLIKLYNLDAAAEQARLAIFSTGNPLLTAETCVAIIDAMRSDRRYSDAYDLFHYYADKAKSDLITNLCSTPIIIALCDEGKLDEALELYTHFLLRNRPSYRAQLALAQGLVDAGRIDEAIDKFYCVDRSVYGIFIRGFLDLGNLERANQLFQELKLSDDSDTVAQASAMFMENWFKQEMDEKAMECYLSSKEDFSEIYATAANAFLKVLLRYGKKKEAWLLFSQMLEQSKCPRKFDSESCNIMVDECFKLGKISEAVEIFHKSVGTVSHPQLAYRNLITKFCEQDLLSEAEQFFAEMCSKKFFLPDVPTYRTMMDAYVKKGRVSDAVKTVNQTLDASLNYIAKKVIVV; encoded by the coding sequence ATGTTTTTCAATCGCCTTTTTTCTACTCCTATCCACCACCATCGCCGTTTTGTTAACACATCATCCCTCTTCTACGTTAAACGCCTTTCTTCAATCCAAGCATCCCCTCCCATGTCCAAAATTGAATCGGATCCCTCTTCGATTCATAGCAGAGTCATGATGCTTATCAAATTATACAACCTAGACGCGGCCGCAGAGCAAGCACGTTTGGCCATCTTTTCCACAGGTAATCCTTTATTGACCGCCGAGACCTGCGTGGCTATCATCGACGCTATGCGCAGTGACCGACGGTATAGTGACGCATACGATTTGTTCCATTACTACGCTGATAAAGCTAAATCGGATCTGATAACCAACCTCTGCTCCACTCCAATCATCATTGCCTTATGTGATGAAGGCAAACTCGACGAGGCTCTTGAATTATACACACACTTTTTGTTGCGCAATCGTCCGAGTTATCGTGCCCAACTAGCCCTGGCTCAAGGGTTGGTCGACGCGGGTAGGATTGATGAAGCTATAGATAAGTTCTACTGCGTGGATAGGTCCGTTTATGGCATTTTCATCCGTGGGTTTTTGGATTTGGGGAATCTTGAAAGGGCTAACCAGCTTTTTCAAGAGCTCAAGTTGAGTGACGACTCGGACACTGTGGCGCAGGCAAGTGCGATGTTTATGGAGAATTGGTTTAAGCAGGAGATGGATGAGAAAGCTATGGAGTGTTACTTGTCGTCCAAGGAAGACTTCAGCGAGATCTATGCGACTGCTGCAAATGCCTTTTTGAAAGTGTTGCTAAGGTACGGTAAGAAAAAAGAAGCTTGGTTATTGTTCAGTCAGATGCTGGAGCAAAGCAAGTGCCCGAGAAAGTTCGATTCTGAGTCGTGTAATATTATGGTGGATGAGTGTTTCAAGCTTGGGAAGATTAGCGAGGCAGTTGAGATATTTCACAAGTCTGTTGGCACAGTTAGTCATCCACAGTTGGCTTACAGGAACCTGATCACCAAGTTTTGCGAGCAAGATCTCTTGTCCGAAGCAGAGCAATTTTTCGCTGAAATGTGCTCTAAAAAGTTTTTTCTCCCTGATGTTCCAACATATCGAACGATGATGGATGCATATGTGAAGAAGGGTAGAGTCAGTGATGCTGTAAAAACTGTGAACCAAACATTGGATGCCTCTTTAAACTATATTGCTAAGAAAGTCATAGTAGTGTAA
- the LOC108844576 gene encoding uncharacterized protein At4g17910, translating to MDSSLNPNKHLKEQFVSNLDGSSILEIAALLTIVPLLVLIRYSIGFHCRTDINEKSLSSKKNDDEIVVSRQWKTYTYAISLDFILIVFPMLLFFTVLSEWVYHGVVLLSLVLTVSAKRSSSGLQRGQSLSFRANVSSYRVALMLITCLCILAVDFTIFPRRYAKTETYGTSLMDLGVGSFVLANAIVSRQARDVSSGNWISGLKATAPLLLLGFIRLVTTSGVDYQVHVTEYGQHWNFFFTLAAISILTSFVNIPAKYCGVLGFAVLAGYQTWLVSGLNTYLLSDERGDNLISKNKEGVYSTLGYWGMYLLGVDLGYRLFYAKHSNTRSTTSSIARVFLVSLILWIVTLLVDNYVERISRRTCNMPYVTWVLAQDLQALGIFMLSSYIPMNILSSLEEAIDQNLLATFLLANVFTGVVNMAVDTIFAPPLASLVILTVYAFALCAIIGTIHFSGFRLKYW from the exons atggATTCGTCTCTGAATCCAAACAAGCATCTCAAAGAACA ATTCGTAAGCAATCTAGATGGATCATCAATTCTGGAAATCGCAGCACTATTAACCATTGTCCct CTTTTGGTTCTTATTCGCTACTCCATTGGCTTTCACTGTAGAACCG ATATCAATGAAAAATCACTTTCATCGAAGAAAAACGACGATGAGATTGTTGTTTCCAGACAATGGAAGACTTACACTTATGCTATATCCTTGGACTTCATCCTCATTGTCTTCCCCATGCTCTTGTTCTTCACC GTTCTGTCAGAATGGGTTTATCATGGAGTAGTTTTGTTGTCGCTTGTTCTTACTGTGTCTGCCAAAAG ATCCTCTTCAGGGTTGCAGAGAGGACAGTCTCTCTCTTTTAGAGCTAACGTATCTTCTTATAGAGTTGCTCTG ATGCTAATTACATGCTTGTGTATCTTGGCTGTTGACTTCACTATCTTTCCGAGGAGGTATGCTAAGACAGAGACTTACGGTACAAGCTTG ATGGATCTTGGGGTTGGCTCCTTTGTGTTGGCTAATGCTATAGTTTCTCGGCAAGCTAGAGACGTCTCATCAGG GAACTGGATTAGTGGACTTAAGGCAACTGCTCCTCTGCTATTACTCGGGTTTATTCGTTTAGTTACCACTTCAGGTGTGGATTATCAG GTCCACGTTACGGAGTATGGACAGCACTGGAATTTCTTCTTTACACTTGCAGCCATATCAATTCTCACATCATTTGTTAACATACCAGCTAAGTACTGTGGAGTCCTAGGTTTCGCTGTTCTTGCAG GGTACCAAACATGGTTGGTTAGTGGACTGAATACATACCTACTTTCCGATGAAAGAGGAGATAACCTCATCAGCAAGAACAAGGAAGGAGTATATAGCACCCTTG GTTATTGGGGCATGTACCTTCTCGGCGTAGACTTAGGCTATCGTCTCTTTTACGCAAAACATTCCAATACTCGAAGCACCACGAGCTCAATCGCTAGAGTCTTTCTCGTTTCTCTTATATTATG GATTGTTACTTTACTTGTTGACAACTACGTCGAGAGGATATCCCGTCGAACG TGCAACATGCCTTATGTTACTTGGGTTCTCGCTCAAGATCTTCAG GCGCTGGGTATATTCATGCTTTCGAGTTATATACCAATGAACATACTCTCATCACTTGAAGAAGCAATTGACCAGAATCTTCTAGCTACCTTTCTTCTT GCAAATGTGTTTACAGGAGTGGTGAACATGGCCGTAGATACCATATTTGCTCCTCCACTAGCTTCCCTTGTGATATTAACAGTTTATGCCTTTGCTTTATGTGCTATTATCGGAACCATTCATTTCTCTGGTTTCCGGTTAAAGTACTGGTAA